The Cervus canadensis isolate Bull #8, Minnesota chromosome X, ASM1932006v1, whole genome shotgun sequence genome contains a region encoding:
- the LOC122435753 gene encoding serine/threonine-protein phosphatase PP1-gamma catalytic subunit-like, whose protein sequence is MMMALWNEFSREIFLSQPILLELEAPLKICGDIHGQYYDLLRLFEYGGFPPESNYLFLGDYVDRGKQSLETICLLLAYKIKYPENFFLLRGNHECANINRVYGFYDECKRRYNIKLWKTFTDCFNCLPIAAIVDEKIFCCHGGLSPDLQSMEQIRQIMRPTDVPDQGLLCDLLLSDPDKDVLGWGENDRGVSFTFGAEVVAKFLHKHDLDLIWRAHQVVEDGYEFFAKRQLVTLFSAPNYCGEFDNAGAMMSVDETLMCSFQILKPAEKKKPNATRPVTPPRGMITKQAKK, encoded by the exons atgatgatGGCTTTGTGGAATGAGTTT TCCCGAGAGATCTTTCTCAGTCAGCCTATCCTGCTAGAACTTGAAGCACCACTGAAGATATGTGGTGATATCCATGGGCAATACTATGATTTGCTTCGACTTTTTGAGTATGGTGGTTTCCCACCAGAAAGCAATTACCTGTTTCTTGGGGACTATGTGGACAGGGGAAAACAATCACTGGAGACTATCTGCCTCTTGTTGGCTTACAAAATCAAATATCccgagaatttttttcttctcagaggAAACCACGAATGTGCCAACATCAATAGAGTTTATGGATTTTATGATGAATgcaaaagaagatataacattaaATTATGGAAAACTTTCACAGACTGCTTTAACTGTTTACCAATAGCAGCCATCGTGGATGAGAAAATATTCTGCTGTCATGGAGGTTTATCACCAGATCTTCAATCTATGGAGCAGATTCGGCAAATTATGCGACCAACTGATGTACCAGATCAAGGTCTTCTTTGTGATCTTTTGTTGTCTGACCCCGATAAAGATGTCTTAGGCTGGGGTGAAAATGACAGAGGAGTGTCCTTCACATTTGGTGCAGAAGTGGTTGCAAAATTTCTCCATAAGCATGATTTGGATCTTATATGGAGAGCCCATCAGGTGGTTGAAGATGGATATGAATTTTTTGCAAAGAGGCAGTTGGTCACTCTGTTTTCTGCGCCCAATTATTGTGGAGAGTTTGACAATGCAGGTGCCATGATGAGTGTGGACGAAACACTAATGTgttcttttcagattttaaagCCTGCAGAGAAAAAGAAGCCGAATGCCACGAGACCCGTCACACCTCCAAGGGGTATGATCACAAAgcaagcaaagaaatag